A single Triticum dicoccoides isolate Atlit2015 ecotype Zavitan chromosome 2A, WEW_v2.0, whole genome shotgun sequence DNA region contains:
- the LOC119354050 gene encoding uncharacterized protein LOC119354050, with protein MRDLASCLSQTGVQVAHPSSSSAQSMVQCAYLARLRGKSCRVTVTWSKAAMGQALAIAVHDPSGRCLCKTEIKPWLFSKRKGSKAMEVDGGALDILWDLSSAKFAGGPEPVQGYYVALIFDLEAVLVLGDMPRVGDHKASSDALPCDAAMIARKEHTYGKKVYCTKARFSDIGQHHHITIECDTSGTKDPSLEIRIGKKRVLQVKRLAWNFRGNQMFYVDGLPVEVLWDVHDWLFGSSNGCAVFLFQSGRSMEKFLARSCSQDEKERQVHRFGFTLLLHAWKV; from the coding sequence ATGAGAGATCTCGCGTCCTGCCTCAGCCAAACCGGCGTTCAAGTCGCCCACCCCTCCTCCTCAAGCGCCCAGAGCATGGTGCAGTGCGCCTACCTGGCCCGCCTGCGCGGCAAATCCTGCAGGGTCACCGTCACCTGGAGCAAGGCGGCCATGGGGCAGGCTCTGGCCATCGCCGTCCACGATCCCTCGGGCCGTTGCCTCTGCAAGACAGAGATAAAGCCATGGCTCTTCTCCAAGCGGAAGGGCTCCAAGGCCATGGAggtggacggcggcgcgctggacaTCCTCTGGGACCTCTCCTCGGCCAAGTTTGCGGGTGGGCCGGAGCCTGTCCAAGGATACTATGTTGCTCTCATCTTTGATCTCGAGGCTGTCCTTGTGCTCGGGGACATGCCCAGGGTGGGGGATCACAAGGCGTCTTCGGATGCTTTACCTTGTGATGCAGCCATGATAGCCAGGAAGGAGCACACGTACGGGAAGAAGGTGTACTGCACAAAGGCTCGGTTTTCGGACATTGGTCAGCATCATCATATCACCATAGAATGTGACACGTCGGGGACGAAGGATCCAAGCCTGGAGATCAGGATTGGGAAGAAGAGAGTGCTGCAGGTAAAGAGGCTTGCATGGAACTTCAGAGGAAACCAGATGTTCTATGTTGATGGCCTGCCCGTGGAGGTGCTCTGGGATGTGCACGATTGGCTATTTGGTTCGTCGAATGGATGCGCTGTGTTCTTGTTTCAGTCAGGCCGATCCATGGAGAAATTTTTGGCAAGGTCTTGCTCACAGGATGAAAAGGAGCGTCAAGTGCATCGGTTTGGTTTTACTTTGCTACTTCATGCATGGAAGGTTTAG